One part of the Salmo salar chromosome ssa10, Ssal_v3.1, whole genome shotgun sequence genome encodes these proteins:
- the sid1 gene encoding secreted immunoglobulin domain 1, which translates to MKVTTRIMFCLSIILNGVRLGESLGVSLKSLSVKVGEDATLDCALSTNCSIATVSWYKQRQGERPELVLSYRLTNTSRVHYGHGFHPDKITVQTNDSRPLHQHQLLIHGSEENDMAVYFCGLTEGFERTDL; encoded by the exons ATGAAAGTGACAACGAGAATCATGTTTTGCTTGTCAATCATACTGAATG GTGTACGTTTGGGAGAGTCCCTGGGTGTATCACTGAAGAGCTTATCAGTGAAAGTGGGCGAGGATGCCACTCTGGACTGCGCTCTGTCCACTAACTGTAGCATTGCCACTGTGAGCTGGTACaagcagagacaaggagagaggccTGAACTGGTACTCAGCTACCGTCTGACCAACACCTCCCGTGTGCACTACGGCCATGGCTTCCATCCCGACAAGATCACTGTCCAGACCAATGATAGCAGGCCACTTCACCAGCATCAGTTACTGATCCATGGATCTGAAGAGAATGACATGGCTGTTTATTTCTGTGGACTAACAGAAGGATTTGAAAGAACTGATTTGTAG